AGAATCTATCCAATGCTCTCCAGCTGCTCTGCAACGGGGTCTACGCCCAGATGTTCAAAAAGGGTGGGCAAGGTCAGTCCTCGACGAGTGTTCGCCAGAATCCTTTGACCGGATGCAGGAAAATCGCGGCTTCGTAATATCGCGCGACTCATTGACTCGTTTGCAAAGCAACGGATGAGATGAGatatctttcggcgttgtagcATATTGGAGTTCGTTTGCATGCGAACGCGACACCCGACGTAAAGTTCAACGTGCGCGGGCGACGCGGACGCTCGGATAAAGTGAGACCGTAAACAGTCTAGTCTGTTTTCTCGGGAGTCCGCGACCAATGACATTGAGTACCGTTAACGCGCGTCTATAAATATGCACTCGCGATGTACGGCACCGGCCACCGTGACGTTCTGCACTCCGCAATCGTCCgggtgccgctgccgctgcagatGCCGGGGGTGTCGCGATTCGACGGAGAGGGACTCAACACGTGGGTCTCCGCGGTCCCCGCTATCGTCGCCATTACTTGACCTATTTCATCCTCCGACAATAGCTCTCATCTAAATCTACAGCGATTGCGATTATAAAGTAGCGTAACGCGAGTCGCAATTAAACCAACCCCGAACAACGATTTGCGTCGTACGAAGTTGCGTCCGATCAATTCTCGGCGGTCTGCTTTCCGATGATTTTCATCTTTGTACTTTGCAGAAATGGAGATGGACGACTACCCTTACGGATACGACGACTCGTACCCTTTCAGAACGAGGGCCAGTGCGAACGCGATGATGGGACGTTTCGGGGGTGGACGTTTCCGACGACAATCTCGCGGCGTCCACGACGAGTGCTGCGTAAAACCATGCTCGGTCAGTGAGCTTACGAGCTACTGCGGCCGTTAATGCACACCAGATCCATCGAAGCGCGGCACATGACACACGGCACATGGCACATTGAGCGAATGACGTGCCGCATACACCGTATACACGCAT
The sequence above is a segment of the Athalia rosae chromosome 5, iyAthRosa1.1, whole genome shotgun sequence genome. Coding sequences within it:
- the LOC105691243 gene encoding LIRP encodes the protein MSTNWLNVVLALLLAVALAVPHLSRAQSDIFRFGEKRQSQNTQNKYCGKNLSNALQLLCNGVYAQMFKKGGQEMEMDDYPYGYDDSYPFRTRASANAMMGRFGGGRFRRQSRGVHDECCVKPCSVSELTSYCGR